From Puniceicoccaceae bacterium, the proteins below share one genomic window:
- a CDS encoding DUF1801 domain-containing protein — MTLSDTEIQLYFRDVHPVVFAVMLEIREHLLSVLPDPQEQLRWSAIAFDKPHAKASVKDNICYLRPRSKCVEIGFGLGVFLKDPARLLRGNGRYKRFIPITTMKAYPGEVIRDLVLQSSAFDGNRVLYKLLPNDDYQALRHGI; from the coding sequence ATGACGCTCAGTGACACCGAGATTCAACTCTACTTTCGCGATGTTCACCCTGTCGTCTTTGCTGTGATGCTCGAAATCCGGGAACACCTTCTCAGTGTGCTGCCCGACCCTCAGGAGCAACTGCGCTGGAGTGCCATCGCCTTCGACAAACCACATGCAAAGGCGAGTGTGAAGGACAACATCTGCTACCTCCGCCCGCGCAGCAAATGTGTCGAAATCGGTTTTGGACTCGGCGTTTTTCTAAAAGACCCCGCCCGACTGCTGCGGGGTAACGGGCGATACAAGCGCTTCATTCCCATCACCACCATGAAAGCATATCCCGGGGAGGTCATCCGGGATCTTGTCTTGCAATCCAGTGCATTTGATGGAAATCGCGTCCTGTACAAGTTGCTTCCCAACGACGACTACCAAGCCTTGCGCCACGGCATCTGA
- a CDS encoding acyltransferase: MILQSIQLLRAIAAIMVVVFHANSLVAEKIPSHKFSNTGAAGVDLFFVISGFVMVYSCRNLFAQRGAFSGFLLKRAIRILPTYYLFTTLTLCILIFLPHLYENMELRIHRVIASYALILTEDSLNIPGTIVGVGWTLAFEAWFYLNFAWILCFSRRWMLPLLLMVFLIGTASHWWLPSIPAFWIVASNPLVFEFLFGCVIALAFQQNIVISPAISVLCIVVGSIALAVAGQYAWVVYFLDTDRIWAFGIPSALIVAGTTNLEQHCSKFRIPFPVLLLGDSSYSLYLSHTYVQHAIVIWITPGVAPLGIIPLVLCTVMVSLSVLVAIVCYQCFEKPVTAMLKCKFSRSLSPTETRPQQISQRI, translated from the coding sequence ATGATACTGCAATCCATTCAGCTACTTCGCGCTATCGCAGCGATCATGGTGGTTGTTTTTCATGCAAACAGTCTGGTCGCTGAAAAGATTCCGAGCCACAAATTCAGCAATACCGGTGCGGCTGGAGTCGATCTCTTCTTTGTGATCAGCGGGTTTGTCATGGTTTATTCCTGTCGCAACCTATTTGCACAGCGAGGTGCATTCTCGGGTTTTCTGCTCAAGAGAGCCATTCGCATCCTTCCCACGTATTACCTCTTCACTACCCTTACCCTGTGCATACTGATATTCCTTCCTCATCTTTATGAGAACATGGAGCTTCGAATCCACCGTGTCATCGCCTCTTATGCTCTCATCCTTACCGAAGATTCCCTGAATATTCCGGGGACCATTGTTGGAGTGGGTTGGACCTTGGCCTTTGAAGCATGGTTTTACTTGAATTTTGCGTGGATTCTATGTTTCAGCCGGCGATGGATGTTGCCCCTGCTTCTCATGGTGTTCCTTATCGGAACCGCCAGTCATTGGTGGCTTCCCTCGATACCCGCATTCTGGATTGTCGCAAGTAACCCACTTGTTTTTGAATTTCTGTTCGGCTGTGTCATTGCGCTCGCTTTTCAACAAAACATCGTCATTTCTCCGGCGATTTCTGTCTTGTGCATTGTCGTGGGTTCAATCGCGTTAGCAGTTGCGGGTCAATACGCATGGGTTGTTTATTTTCTCGACACGGATCGCATTTGGGCGTTTGGAATCCCGTCCGCGCTCATCGTTGCAGGAACGACCAACCTCGAACAACATTGCTCAAAGTTTCGCATTCCTTTCCCTGTTCTGCTTCTCGGGGACAGTTCGTATTCCCTCTACCTCTCTCACACCTATGTGCAGCATGCAATTGTCATATGGATCACTCCAGGTGTTGCACCATTGGGAATCATTCCTCTGGTGCTCTGCACCGTAATGGTGAGTCTGTCGGTGCTCGTCGCAATCGTCTGCTATCAATGCTTCGAAAAGCCCGTAACGGCCATGCTCAAATGCAAATTTTCACGTTCTCTTTCCCCAACAGAGACTCGACCACAGCAGATTTCACAGCGTATCTAA
- a CDS encoding 5-(carboxyamino)imidazole ribonucleotide synthase codes for MSAMLPGAVIGVIGGGQLGRMLILAGRNLGYRFVVLDPEPNCPAAGVADEHLCAAYTDTEALQRLVEQSDVVTYEFEGLPVESVRWVESRKLVRPSSDVLSICQNRYREKTFLRDHDLPHVPFEVVRSGEALRDALDRLGTPSVLKTAYFGYDGKGQIKIEDAGKDPHHIFSELGVPLAIVEQWVSHRAECSVMVSRTPDGQTSVFPVAENEHRHHILDRTMVPARLPDTVQKRAAELAMRIAQILQLEGTLGVEFFVTDADELIINELAPRPHNSGHFTMDACITSQFEQTVRAVCNLPLGDTTLKHPVVMLNLMGNLWSEDAAPDWQTLLNAFPSVKLHLYGKQHARKGRKMGHLHCSGETLQQAIAQSQEVKALLMKRPAASCSV; via the coding sequence ATGAGTGCAATGTTACCCGGAGCCGTAATCGGCGTGATCGGAGGTGGTCAATTGGGACGAATGCTGATCCTTGCGGGGCGCAATCTCGGATATCGCTTTGTGGTTCTGGATCCGGAACCGAATTGTCCTGCGGCAGGTGTTGCCGACGAACACCTCTGCGCTGCATACACGGATACTGAGGCATTGCAGCGACTGGTTGAACAGAGTGATGTGGTTACCTACGAATTTGAGGGACTTCCGGTGGAGTCGGTGCGGTGGGTCGAGTCCCGCAAGTTGGTGCGACCCTCTTCAGATGTGTTGTCAATCTGCCAAAATCGCTATCGGGAAAAGACCTTTTTGAGGGACCATGATCTGCCGCATGTTCCGTTTGAAGTGGTGCGCAGCGGTGAAGCCCTTCGGGATGCACTGGATCGATTGGGAACTCCTTCTGTGCTCAAGACCGCCTATTTTGGTTATGACGGAAAAGGGCAGATCAAAATTGAAGATGCAGGGAAGGACCCCCACCACATTTTTTCGGAACTGGGTGTGCCTCTGGCAATCGTTGAGCAATGGGTCTCCCATCGTGCGGAATGCTCGGTCATGGTATCCCGCACGCCCGATGGGCAAACCAGCGTTTTCCCCGTCGCGGAGAATGAGCATCGTCACCACATCCTCGACCGGACGATGGTTCCGGCAAGGTTACCGGATACAGTGCAAAAGCGTGCTGCTGAACTGGCGATGCGCATTGCTCAGATACTGCAACTGGAAGGAACCCTGGGGGTTGAATTTTTTGTGACTGACGCAGATGAACTCATCATCAATGAACTCGCACCCCGTCCTCACAACAGTGGTCATTTCACGATGGATGCGTGCATTACAAGTCAGTTTGAACAAACTGTTCGAGCGGTATGCAATCTGCCCTTGGGTGACACGACGCTCAAGCATCCGGTGGTGATGCTCAACCTGATGGGCAATCTCTGGTCAGAGGATGCTGCACCGGATTGGCAAACACTGCTGAATGCCTTCCCGTCGGTGAAGTTGCACCTTTACGGAAAACAGCACGCACGCAAGGGGCGCAAGATGGGACACTTGCATTGTTCCGGTGAGACCCTTCAGCAGGCGATTGCGCAGAGCCAGGAGGTAAAAGCACTGTTGATGAAGCGACCGGCTGCAAGCTGCTCAGTCTGA
- the purE gene encoding 5-(carboxyamino)imidazole ribonucleotide mutase produces MENQTDSDRARVGVVMGSASDWETLSAAVQILKELGIAHEHQIVSAHRTPERLFEYAKSAETRGLQVIIAGAGGAAHLPGMLASLTQLPVLGVPVMSRSLNGLDSLLSIVQMPAGVPVPTFAIGVAGAKNAALSAAAILSLGDAKVREALRAYRKTQTQTVLNQELPA; encoded by the coding sequence ATGGAAAACCAAACAGATTCAGACCGTGCCCGTGTGGGGGTCGTGATGGGAAGTGCAAGCGATTGGGAAACCCTGAGCGCTGCGGTGCAGATCCTGAAAGAACTCGGCATTGCCCACGAGCATCAGATCGTCAGTGCGCACCGCACCCCGGAGCGTCTTTTTGAGTATGCCAAGAGTGCAGAAACCCGGGGGTTGCAAGTGATCATTGCAGGCGCAGGTGGTGCGGCACATTTGCCGGGCATGCTTGCCTCACTCACTCAGTTGCCCGTTCTTGGAGTGCCAGTGATGTCACGCAGCCTCAATGGCCTGGATTCACTGCTTTCGATCGTGCAAATGCCTGCAGGAGTACCGGTGCCGACCTTTGCGATCGGTGTTGCAGGGGCGAAAAATGCGGCGCTGAGTGCTGCAGCGATTCTCTCCCTCGGAGATGCCAAGGTGAGGGAAGCATTGCGAGCGTATCGCAAGACACAGACTCAAACCGTCTTAAATCAGGAGTTGCCCGCATGA
- a CDS encoding DUF2309 domain-containing protein — MMNSPALPIEPVKRSPDLVEAGLLAAFRCITPVWPLDRYIAVNPWWNLSHEPLSECAAKLAFWKGTQALMPREYYAELWDEGRIQESQLKRAAQELQVQADVSALCDHLKQKRSWQSIRLVTDELDRMRDLTHSVSWHDEVVNRISRFCAGYFDQHQAQWSSGEGMAMYAAWQNAAAQDRGVEMLMGVKGLRAEFSKLPHQDWELIEEALQTLPFLEEAWPNYASALLLSVSGWASYCAYLQWEANPDATNMPNGMRQLLAIRLAWDLVLWRHAKCGNGDLDPCMQLGMASGTKQIDWNRRQFEWDWVWQRALEYSYQDDWVRAIETEGSAAAPNMVQVDAVFCIDVRSEPIRRSLEQISAGKVQTRGFAGFFGIPIAYQSAGTEHAVPHAPGLLSPKFIVGERDATGCCGVTRREQAWGAQRWSHFSQSGVGIFGFVEALGMQYGWKLLKDGLLEKRNSRSISVTEIDPVLRGPEGAVSLETRVELVHSALRGMAMTTEFAPLVLLVGHGSSSENNPHAASLDCGACCGQRGEVNARLLAAMLNDGQIRKALGDRGIRIPETTQFLAALHDTTLDRVELFTRDLEKPLDRVLLRELEQWLDGAGAKVRRERAARLGVHAESDADLAKKLECYALNWSQVRPEWGLAGNAALVVAPRSRTRALNLQGRSFLHEYRAWEDTDASVLEQIMTAPMIVAHWINLQYFASTVDPLHYGAGNKVIHNVVGGTIGVLEGNSGDLRIGLPKQSVHDGSRWVHEPLRLNVLIEAPGDWIERIVKKHEKVRELVDGQWLYLFRIDADSGKVLRYRDGSWSTHLESAS; from the coding sequence ATGATGAACTCGCCTGCACTTCCCATTGAGCCAGTCAAACGCTCACCCGATCTGGTGGAGGCTGGTCTGTTGGCCGCCTTCCGCTGCATCACACCGGTGTGGCCGCTGGATCGGTATATCGCGGTGAATCCCTGGTGGAATCTCTCGCATGAACCCCTGTCGGAGTGTGCCGCAAAACTGGCATTCTGGAAAGGAACACAGGCCCTCATGCCGAGGGAATACTATGCGGAGCTTTGGGATGAGGGTCGCATCCAGGAATCACAGTTGAAGCGTGCAGCGCAGGAGCTACAGGTACAGGCGGATGTTTCTGCATTGTGCGATCACCTCAAACAGAAGCGCAGTTGGCAGAGTATTCGCCTCGTGACCGATGAACTCGACCGGATGCGTGACCTGACGCATTCGGTCTCCTGGCACGACGAAGTGGTGAATCGCATCAGTCGGTTTTGTGCGGGGTATTTTGACCAGCACCAGGCACAGTGGTCCAGTGGAGAGGGCATGGCGATGTATGCTGCCTGGCAAAATGCTGCCGCACAGGATCGGGGTGTGGAGATGCTGATGGGGGTAAAAGGGTTGCGTGCCGAGTTTTCAAAATTGCCCCATCAGGATTGGGAGTTGATCGAAGAGGCCCTGCAAACCTTGCCCTTTCTCGAAGAAGCATGGCCAAACTACGCCAGTGCTTTGCTTCTCAGTGTGAGTGGTTGGGCATCCTATTGTGCCTATTTGCAGTGGGAAGCGAATCCGGATGCCACAAACATGCCGAATGGAATGCGGCAGTTGTTGGCGATTCGACTGGCCTGGGATTTGGTGCTGTGGCGACATGCCAAATGTGGGAACGGGGATCTGGACCCGTGTATGCAGCTGGGCATGGCGAGCGGAACGAAGCAGATCGACTGGAATCGCCGTCAGTTCGAATGGGACTGGGTATGGCAGCGGGCACTGGAATACTCATACCAGGATGACTGGGTCCGAGCGATTGAGACTGAGGGCAGCGCAGCTGCACCGAACATGGTTCAAGTCGATGCGGTGTTTTGCATTGATGTGCGTTCTGAACCCATTCGCAGGTCTTTGGAGCAGATCTCTGCAGGCAAGGTGCAAACCCGAGGGTTTGCGGGTTTTTTTGGAATTCCCATTGCCTATCAATCTGCCGGAACAGAGCATGCGGTGCCACATGCTCCCGGCTTGCTTTCGCCCAAGTTTATCGTGGGTGAACGAGACGCTACGGGTTGTTGTGGTGTCACGCGTCGTGAGCAGGCCTGGGGTGCCCAGCGGTGGTCGCATTTTTCCCAGTCGGGGGTGGGGATTTTCGGATTTGTGGAAGCTCTCGGCATGCAGTATGGATGGAAACTCCTGAAAGATGGGTTGCTCGAAAAACGAAATTCCCGCTCCATCAGCGTGACTGAAATCGATCCTGTCCTGCGTGGACCCGAGGGAGCGGTTTCCCTTGAAACACGCGTTGAACTCGTGCATTCGGCCCTGCGCGGTATGGCCATGACCACGGAGTTTGCTCCCCTGGTGCTGCTGGTGGGGCATGGAAGCTCCTCTGAGAATAATCCCCATGCGGCGAGTCTCGATTGTGGAGCCTGTTGCGGTCAGCGGGGTGAAGTGAATGCGCGATTGCTTGCCGCAATGCTCAATGATGGACAGATTCGCAAGGCGCTTGGGGACCGTGGTATTCGGATTCCGGAAACCACTCAATTTCTTGCGGCGTTGCATGATACAACACTGGATCGAGTGGAACTCTTTACCCGGGATCTTGAGAAGCCGCTTGACCGTGTACTGCTCCGTGAGCTTGAGCAGTGGCTGGATGGGGCGGGAGCAAAGGTACGGCGTGAGAGGGCCGCTCGACTCGGCGTGCATGCGGAATCCGATGCTGACCTTGCGAAAAAGCTGGAATGCTACGCGTTGAACTGGTCACAGGTGCGACCGGAATGGGGATTGGCTGGCAATGCTGCGCTGGTGGTTGCCCCTCGTTCCCGTACCCGTGCACTGAACCTGCAGGGTCGGAGCTTTTTACACGAGTATCGCGCATGGGAAGACACGGATGCGTCGGTGTTGGAGCAAATCATGACTGCTCCCATGATCGTTGCTCACTGGATTAACCTGCAGTATTTTGCCTCGACGGTGGATCCCCTCCACTATGGCGCGGGCAACAAAGTCATCCACAACGTGGTTGGAGGAACCATTGGCGTGTTGGAGGGAAACAGCGGCGATTTGCGCATCGGGTTGCCCAAACAATCCGTGCATGACGGTTCCAGATGGGTGCACGAACCCCTGCGCCTGAATGTACTCATTGAAGCACCGGGAGATTGGATCGAGCGCATTGTAAAGAAGCATGAGAAAGTGCGGGAACTGGTTGACGGCCAGTGGCTCTATCTTTTCCGTATCGACGCTGATTCGGGAAAGGTGCTGCGCTATCGAGATGGCAGCTGGTCAACGCACCTCGAATCCGCTTCGTAA